CTGCATCAGCCGGTGTTCGCGGTAGAAGGTGTACATGCCCATGCCGACCACGATGGCCGCGCCGGTCAGGGTCCAGGCGTCGGGAATCTCGCCAAAGACGACGATACCGAGAACGATGGCCCAGACCATGATGGTGTAACGGAAGGGCGAGACGACGGCCACCTCGCCGATCCGCATGGCCTTGATCGAAAAGAGGTAGCCGAAGAAGAGAAAGCCGGCGGCGGCGCAAAGCAGGCCGAAGCTGTCCAGGTCCACGGGCTGCCAGTCGCGGGTCAGGGCCACGGCGCCGGCGAAGATCGCCGTCCCCAGCGCGGTGATGAAGGCGGCAAAGAGCGAAGGCAGCCCCGGTGAGAAGCGCCGTGTCGAGAGGTCGCGCAACACCATGAAGCCGACCGCCGCCACCGCCCAAAGCGAATAGGCCGAAAAGCCCTCGGCGCCCGGCCGCACGATGATCATCACCCCGGCGAAGCCGACGGCGATGGCGCTGTAGCGCCGCCAGCCGACCTTCTCGCCCAGGATCAGCGCGGCCGCCAGGGTCAGGGCCAGGGGAATGGCCTGGATAATCGCTGTCGCGTTGGCGAGCGGCATGTGATAGATCGCCGAGAGGAAGCAGACCGCGCTGCCGATCTCCCCGATGACCCGCAGCCCCAGGAAGAAGCAATCCTGCCGCGAGGGCCGGTAGAGCAGCTGATTGCGCCGGATCGACAGAACCACGATGAGCGCCGAAAGCAAGAGGCCGCGCAGTCCGATCGCCTGAAACAGCCCCAGGTCGGCGAAGACAAGCTTCATCATCGTGTCGTTCAGACAGAAGCCCGCCATGGCGATCGCCATGAAAAAGGCGCCGCGCAGATTGTCCGAGGATACCAAGAACGTCTTCCCGAGTTGAGCGTCAGGGCATTGCTATAACCCAATCACGCCGCCTCGGCACCTCCTTCCGACGTGCGGCGCGCCACAAAGTCGTCCACCGCCTCGCGGATCGCCGGGTCCAGCGGCGGCTGTGTGTAATCCGCCAGAACCTGCTTGTAGAGCCGGTTGGCGCGCTGCGTCGCGGTCTCGCAACCGGCCTCCTGCCAAGTCTCGAAGTTGCGCCAGTCGGAGAGGATTGGGCTGTAGAAGGCGCTCTCGTAACGTTCCAGCGTGTGCGCCGCGCCGAAGAAATGGCCGCCGGGGCCGACCTCGCGGATGGCCTCCAGACCGATGGCCTCCTCGCTCACCTCCAGCGGCGTCATGACCTCGCCCATCATCTGCAGCATCTCGGCATCCAGAACGAACTTCTCGAAGGACGCACAGAGCCCGCCCTCAAGCCAGCCGGCGCCGTGCATGATGAAGTTGGCCTGGCCCATCAGCGCGCCCCAGATCGACATCTGCGATTCGTAAGCCGCCTGCGCGTCGACGCAGTTGGCAGCGTTGACGTTGGAGGAGCGGTAAGGCATGCCGATGTGGCGCGCGAGCTGCCCGCCGGCGATAGCCGCGCGGGTGTATTCCGGCGTCCCGAACGCGGGCGCGCCGGACTTCATGTCGACGTTGGAGGTGAAACCGCCGTAGATCACCGGCGCACCGGGGTTGACCATCTGCGCGAAAGCGAGCCCGGCCATGGCCTCGGCATGCTGCTGGGCCAGCGCCCCCGCCAAGGTCGCCGGGCTCATGGCGCCGGACAGCGTGAAGGGCGTGATCGCCACCACCTGGTTGCGCCGCGCCATCTCGATCACCCCCTCGATCATCGGTCCGTCGAGGCGCAGCGGCGAGGAGGTGTTGACGATGGTGAAGAGACGCGGCGCTTCGGCCAGTTCGCTCTCCGACAGGCCGAACCCCAGGCGCACGATCTCCAGGGCATCCAGAATACGCGTGCGGCCCAGGGAGTATGCGTGAAAAGCCTTGTCGGTCAGGACGATACAATCCCGGATGGCATCCAGGTGACGGGTCGCCGGATGCAGGTCCACGGGTTCGACGGGATAGCCGGCAATGAAGTGAACGATATTGAAAGCCTGGGTCAGGCGCAGGAAATTCCGGTAGTCGTGCTGGTTTCCGGGACGGCGGCCAGCGTCCAGGTCCGAGGCGTTGGGCGCCGAGGCGACGGAACCAAAGGCAACGTGCCGTCCGCCGATAGCAAGATCGTGTTCGGGGTTGCGGGCATGCAGGGTGAACTGTGCGGGGGCATGGGCGAGGACCTCTTTCACCAGGCCGCGGTCGAAGCGCACCCGCTCGCTGCCGGGCTCCACCTCGGCGCCGGCCTTGGAGAGAATCTCCAGCGCCTCGGGGTGCAGAAAGTCCATGCCGACGTCTTCCAGGATGCGAAAGGCCGCATCGCCGATCATCTCGATCTGCTCGGGAGAAAGCACCTCGAGCGGCTGGTAGGGGTTCTCCAGCGACCGCCAGGGCGGCTGCCGCAACCCAGTCTGGCCGCGCCCCCCGCCTCTGGCTCCTGCCCCTTGCCGCGCCCGCCGGCGTCCCGCTTCCCTCGCCATCCTGTCTCCTTCCACGGCCGTTTTCGGCTGTATTTTCCGGTTCAGGCTGAAGGATAGGAGCAAGAGAGTCTCTTGCATATACGACAGCGTGTGTCGCTGCTGTCTTAGTCGCGCGGCGGCGGAAAGCTAAGCCGCCAGCAGTTCGGCGAGCCGGTCATAACTCTCCGCCGCGCCGTGCTCCATGCCGGAAGCGAGCACCGCGTCACGCGTTTCTCGCGAGGCGTAGCGGATCTTGGCAAAGAAGACCGTCTTGCCGCCCCGCTCGCTCAGCTCGGTCGTGATCACGGACTCCATCGTCGGCCAGTCATCGAAGGATTCGGTGTGGACAAGATGCCGAGGCGCATCGATCTCGCGGTATACGCCGCCCCAGCCCATTTCCCCGCCGTCGGGCGTGCTCATGACGTAGCGGTAGGCACCGCCCACCGTAAGATCGATGTCGCACACTACGAGGCGGCAGCCGCGCGGCCCCATCCAGGCTTTCACCTTGTCCGCCTGTGTGAGGGCAGCGAAGACGGCCTCACGCGGCGCCTCGAAGACGCGCTCGAAGTGGACATCGCGCGCGCCAACAGCGGTCACCTTCAGTGTTCCGGCGTTCTTCATCCGAGACTGCCTTACAGCGTCGCCGCCAGCGCCGCGAGCTGATCGGCGCACTGGCCCCAGCCTTCGTGGAAGCCCATCTTCTCGTGCGCTTCGCAGTCCTCCAGGGTCCAGTGGCGCGCCCGTGCGGTGTAACGTGTCTTGCCGCCATCCTCCTCGAAGGTGACGATCGCGGTGAAAAACGGCTTCTCCGATGGCTCCCAGGCAGACGTATAGGCATCGGTGGTGACGATACGCTCGTTCTCCACGACCTCCAGATAGACGCCGTCCAGCGGTATGTCCTGTCCTTCCGGACTGCGCATGATGAGAAACGTTGAGCCGCCCGGACGCACGTCCAGTTCGGCAGCAGTGATCTTATAGGGCAGCGGCGCGAACCACTGCTTCAGCAGTTCGGGCTCCGTCCAGCAGCGGAACAGCTTCTCGCGCGGCACATCGATGAGCCGGGTCAGCACCAGTTCCCGCTTCGGCGGGAAGTCTGTTTCGGCAACAGAAAGCATCAGGCGGTTCCCCCTTTCATGCCGGCGATGGGCCGACTGCGGCCCGCCCCCTCAACGTATTGACTGTTTGCTTGTTCGCTGCCGGGCATCAGGCCGCGGCGTTCTCCCGGAACGGCTTCATCTGAGCGTCCAGTGCCCGGACAAAGGCCGGTCGTTGCGTACACCTTTCCACATAGGCGGCAAGGGCCGGATAACCCGCCAGCGTGCCGAAGTGAGCAAGCTCGCGCAGCGCGGTGCTCATGATGATGTCAGCAGCGGAGAAATCCTTCTCGAGATAGTCCTGTGCGGCAAGACGCTGCTGCAAGGGGGAGAGCTTGCGGTCCAGAGTCTCCTCCAGCTCCTTGCGATGCTTCTTCGCCCATTCCTCGCCGGCACCTTCGCCATCGAAGAAGATGATGTTCCAGGCGAAGGGCTCGACGGAGTTCAGCGCGGCGATCACCCAGGTCATCACCCGCGCGCGCCCGGCTGCATCGCGCGGGCAGAGGATTTCCGATTTTTCCGCGATGTGCAGCACGATGGCGCCAGACTCGAACATCTCGACCTCGCCATCCCGATAGGCCGGCACCTGTCCGAACGGCTGCCAGGTGCGATACTCCTCCGAATCCTTGTCCTCCATTCCAAGCAATACGGCCTCATAGGGCAGACCAGCCTCCTCCAACGCCCAGCGCACGCGAAGATCCCGGACGAAACCCTGTGCGAACTCGGGCGCCCAGCGAAAGGCGGAAACTTGATTGGTCATGAGATGTCTCCCGATCATGAGCCGGCGCAATGGGCGCGGCGCTCCGCGCCCGCCGGGCCGATTGAAAACCTGGCGGCGGCAACGTTCTCCCTTGGCCTCAATCCGCCGCCGAATGACAACAGGAGGCCCCCGCGTCGTCATAGTTGTCGTGCAGCTTCACCCACTCCATGATGGCGTTGGGTTCGTTGCGGCCCTTGGGCACCATATCCAGAAACCCAAACGCGCCAAGCAACTGCTCGCAGCCGCGGGCATAGGACGAGTAGGTATGGAACACTTCGCCGGCTTCGTTCTTTGCGAAGACGCTGCACCCCGGAAGCTCGTCGATACCCGGATCGATGGTGCGATAGTTGTAGACCGCCTCGCCCTTCTTCAACTCCTCGTCGGTGAAAGAAACGTTGAAATCGTAGTTGAAGCTGTTCCGGTTCGAGGAGACCCATTGAAACCGCCATCCCATGCGATCCTTGAAGGCCTCGATCTCGCCGATGGGTGCGCGCGACACGGCTGCGAAGGAAAGGTCCGCGTGCTCGAAGTGCTGACGCGCGGAGTCGACATGGTCGGCCATGAAGGCGCAGCCGGAGCAGCCCTCGGCCCAACCCGGGCCGAGCATGAAGTGCTGCACCAAGAGCTGACTGCGTCCCTGGAACAGATCGGCCAGCGCGACAGGCCCCTTCGGACCATCGAAAACGTAGTCCGTCTTGACCGCGACCCAAGGCAGGGCACGGCGCTGTTCCATGAGCCTGTCGCGTTGCCGGCTCAATTCCTTCTCGGCCTCGAGGTGCGCCTTGCGCGCGGTCAGCCATTCTTCGCGGGAAACGACTGCGTGTTCCATCTTTCATTCTCCCTCGGTTAAGTATTGCGGGCGCATTCCGGCAGGTAGGCCGCGAGATGTTCGAAGGTCTCGCTCCAGCCCTTCTCCACTCCGATCTCAATGAGAGCGTCGCGGTGCGCCACCGTCTCGCAGAGCGTATGAATAGTCACGGTGGTCTCGGCGCCATCCTCTTCGAAGGTGACGGTCACCCGCGAGATCGTCTCGGGCTGGCCGAGACACCCGAAGAACTGATCGAAAACCAGTCGCGCCGGCGGCGAGACTTCCAGATAAGTGCCCTCTGTCGGGTAGGTCTTCCCGTCGGGTCCCGTCATTTCGATGAGATAGCGGCCGGCCGGTCTGAGATCGATCTCACAGCGCGTCGTGCGAAAACCGTCGGGCCCCCACCAACGCACCACATGACGGGGTTCCGTCCAGGCCTTGAAGACCAGGGCCCGCGGCGCCGTGAAGCGGCGCGTGATGACGACCTCCAGGTCGGAAGGCGTCGTCAGTATCACGGCGCCGCCGTCCCCTCGCGGCACGGTCGGTTCCTCGGCGGATTTGCGGCCTGCGGTCACGCCGAGTCCCTCTCCAACGTGTGGGCGAAACTCCAGGCGTGGCCATAGGGATCGGCCACCACCGCGAAGCGGTCTCCCCAGAAGGCGTCCTCCGGCGGCATGACCACGACCGCGCCGGCGCCGGCCGCGCGCTCCACCGCGGCGTCGCAATCGGCGACCCGCAGGTGCAGCGTCACCGCCGTCCCCCCAAAGGTCTTCGGCGAGCCGTCCTTGCCGCCGGACCCGCAATGCTCCGGAAAGGCGTCGCGGACGAAGACCCGGCTCCCGCCGAGCTTCATCTCCGAATGCAGCAGGCGCTTGCCATCATCGGCGGGAACCCGCATCACCTCTTCGGCGCCCAGGGCCTTCCGGTAGAACTCCAGGGCCGCGGCGGCGTCGTCCACCACGATATGCGGGATCACCGCCTCGATATCCGTGCTCATCTCATGCTCCCTATTGCGAATAGATTGCGTCCACGGTCTCGGCCAGGCGATTCAAGCTCTGGCTCCAACCTTGCTCCATGCCGCTCAGGGCGCCGGAAACAGACGGATCGGCCTTCACCACCCGCGCCTCCAGTTGAACGATGGTGCGGTCGCCGTCGTCCACGAAGCTCACGGTGTTGAGAACCTTCAGGCCGGGAACGCCTTCGGCGTTTTCGAAAGCGGTGGAAAAGAACACCAGGCGCGCAGGCGGATCTACTTCCAGAACCTCGCCGCCCATGGGGTAGACCGCGCCGTCGGGCCCGGTCATGTCGATGTGGATACGCCCGCCCGGCCTGGCTTCGAACTCGCAGACCGGGTTCGTGAATCCGGCGGGGCCCCACCAGCGGGCGAGGTGCAGCGGATCGGTCCAGGCCCGGAAGACCAGCTCACGCGGGGCGTCGAGCTCGCGGTTGAGGGTCAGTGTGTAGCCGACCCCGAGTTGCGTCATTGACAGTGCATCCATGATTCTCTCCTAAAGACCTGCCACGTAGGCGGCGAGGCGCTCCATGCATTCGCTCCAGCCGCCGTTGTGGGCGTCGCGCGCGCTTTCCGATTCAAAGACCGCGTGATGCAACGTGAGCTTCGTCTGGGCGCCATCCGCGCCGGCTTCTTCCAGCAGCACCGTCACCAGCGTCTCGTGACCGGCGTGGCCTTCCTCGTCGACCCAGGCCCAGGTGAAGGAAACCTTCTCCGGTTCCACGATCTCGCGGAAGGCACCGTGCATGCGATGATCGGTTCCTTCCGGTGAACGCATAAGGCAACGGAAAGCGCCGCCGGGGCGCAGCTCGACCGTGCAGTCCGGCAGGGTGAAGCCCTTCGGACCCCACCAGCGCACCAGGTGCTCCGGCTGGGTCCAGACCTTGAACACCAGGGCACGCGGCGCATCCAGCACCCGGGTGATGACCAGGACGCGGTCTTCGGGCTCGCGGGCGAGGTCAGGACTTGCGGCCACGGGGCTTTCCTTTCATCTGCAACTCGTCAAGGTAACTCTCCAGGCGGTCGAGGCTCTGCTCCCAGAACTGGCGATAGCGCTCCAGCCAGCCGCTCGCGTCCTTCAGGGGACCCGCCTCCAGATGACAGGGCCGCCACTGGGCCTCGCGGCCGCGGCTGATCAGCCCGGCGCGCTCCAGCACCTTCAGGTGTTTGGAGACGGCGGGCAGGCTCATGTCGAAGGGCTCGGCCAACTCGCTCACCGTGGCCTCACCGGAACAGAGCCGCGCCAGGATCGCCCGGCGGGTCGGGTCGGCAAGCGCCGCGAAGGTCTGGCTGAGAGGGTCGGTCTGCATTGCTCAATAACCATCTGGTTAAATAACTGATGAGTTAAATATAGGAGCCGCCCGCAGGAGTCAAGTGGATCGCTGACGGCTCAGGCCAGCAGGGTTCTCACGGTTGTCAGATAGGCCGTCTGCACCCGCTCCTCGGCCCGGTGCCTTCCCTCCTGCACCACCCAGCGGCCGCCGACCATGACGTCGCGGACGGGGTTGCAGTTGCCGGCGAAGACCACGGCGTCGAGCAGGCGCTTCCTCGGCATCGAGCCCACCTCCGGATGCTCGGGGTCGAGCACCAGCAGGTCGGCGCGCTTGCCCGCCGCCAGGGCGCCGATGGGCTGGCCCAGCGCCTGGGCGCCGCCGGCCAGGGCCTCGCCGTAGAGACGCTGGCCCAGCGACGCCTTCGCCCCCTCCCCCGCCAGCACGTTGCGGCGGCGCCAGGCGAGGCGCTGGCCGTACTCGAACCAGCGCAGCTCCTCCAGGGGGCTGACGGAGATGTGGCTGTCGGAGCCGATGCCCCAGCGCCCGCCGTGGGCGAGATAGTTCTCCGCCGGAAAAAGGCCGTCGCCGAGGTTGGCCTCGGTCGTCGGGCAGAGGCCGACCACCGCGCCGGAGGCCGCGACCGCCGCCGTCTCCACCGCGTTCATGTGGGTGGCGTGGACCAGGCACCAGCGCTGATCCGGCGGCGCGGTCTCCATCAGGTGCTCGACCGGGCGCTGACCGCACCAGGCCTCGCAATCCTCCACCTCCTTCATTTGCTCGGCGATGTGGAGGTGGACCGGCGCCGTGGGATCCAGGGCGGTCATGCCCTTCACCACCTCATCCAATGTCTCAGGCGTGACCGCGCGCAAAGAGTGCGGCGCGACGCCGACCCGCACCTGCGGGTCTTGCCGAGAGGCCACCGTAAGGGTCTCGACGATGCGCAGCAAGGTATCGGGATCATTGAAGAAGCGCCGCTGCCCCTCCCCCGCCTTCTGAGCCCCGAAACCGCCGTAGCCGTAGAGCACCGGCAACTGGGTGATGCCGATGCCCGCGGTCTCCGCTGCGGCCAGGGTGCGCCGCGACATCTCCGCGATGTCGTCGTAGGGTCGGCCATCTGGCCCGTGGTGCAGGTAGTGGAACTCGCCCACCGCCGTATAACCGGCCTTCAACATCTCGACGTAGAGCTGGGTGGCGATGGCCTCGAGCTGCTCCGGGGTGATCGACGCGACGAAGCGGTACATGACCTCGCGCCAGGTCCAGAAGGAATCTTCTTTCCCGCCACCCGGTCGCACGTGCTCGGCCAGGCCGGCCATGGCGCGTTGGAAGGCATGGCTGTGCAGGTTGGGCATGCCGGGAAGCACCGGACCCTTGGCGATTTCGGCGCCCGCCGGCGCGGCCTCTCCCGGCGTCACGCTCAGGAGGCTGCCAGAATCGTCCAGCTCGAAGAGGACGGACTCGGCCCAGCCCTGCGGAAGGAAAGCCTGCGCGGCAAAAAACTTAGGGTTCGCCATCGAGTCCTGCTATGAAAATGCGGGTTAGCGGTCTTGCCACATGGGATCCTCGAGGGTAAGGCAACAAAGTTGTCTATACAACTCGGGGAGTGAGAGGACCGCATATGACGGTAGGGCAATAGGTATGTGGGACGATCTCTGGACGGGGGCGAACCTGGCCACCATGGCGGCTGCCGGGGCGGAGAACGCCGCCTCAGCCCCGCCCTATGGAGCTATCGCCGAGGCCGCCCTGGCGGTGGACGGCGGGCGCATCGCCTTCGCCGGGCCCGCCGCCGATCTGCCCGGTGCGCCGGCCAGCCTGGCCCGCCGGGTCCACGAGGCCGGCGGCGCCTGGATCACCCCCGGCCTCGTCGACT
The sequence above is drawn from the Pelagibius sp. CAU 1746 genome and encodes:
- a CDS encoding DMT family transporter; translated protein: MVSSDNLRGAFFMAIAMAGFCLNDTMMKLVFADLGLFQAIGLRGLLLSALIVVLSIRRNQLLYRPSRQDCFFLGLRVIGEIGSAVCFLSAIYHMPLANATAIIQAIPLALTLAAALILGEKVGWRRYSAIAVGFAGVMIIVRPGAEGFSAYSLWAVAAVGFMVLRDLSTRRFSPGLPSLFAAFITALGTAIFAGAVALTRDWQPVDLDSFGLLCAAAGFLFFGYLFSIKAMRIGEVAVVSPFRYTIMVWAIVLGIVVFGEIPDAWTLTGAAIVVGMGMYTFYREHRLMQRAAAHDIAASAVQTAEGVSAGPRSARH
- a CDS encoding trimethylamine methyltransferase family protein — protein: MQETLLLLSFSLNRKIQPKTAVEGDRMAREAGRRRARQGAGARGGGRGQTGLRQPPWRSLENPYQPLEVLSPEQIEMIGDAAFRILEDVGMDFLHPEALEILSKAGAEVEPGSERVRFDRGLVKEVLAHAPAQFTLHARNPEHDLAIGGRHVAFGSVASAPNASDLDAGRRPGNQHDYRNFLRLTQAFNIVHFIAGYPVEPVDLHPATRHLDAIRDCIVLTDKAFHAYSLGRTRILDALEIVRLGFGLSESELAEAPRLFTIVNTSSPLRLDGPMIEGVIEMARRNQVVAITPFTLSGAMSPATLAGALAQQHAEAMAGLAFAQMVNPGAPVIYGGFTSNVDMKSGAPAFGTPEYTRAAIAGGQLARHIGMPYRSSNVNAANCVDAQAAYESQMSIWGALMGQANFIMHGAGWLEGGLCASFEKFVLDAEMLQMMGEVMTPLEVSEEAIGLEAIREVGPGGHFFGAAHTLERYESAFYSPILSDWRNFETWQEAGCETATQRANRLYKQVLADYTQPPLDPAIREAVDDFVARRTSEGGAEAA
- a CDS encoding SRPBCC family protein; translated protein: MTAVGARDVHFERVFEAPREAVFAALTQADKVKAWMGPRGCRLVVCDIDLTVGGAYRYVMSTPDGGEMGWGGVYREIDAPRHLVHTESFDDWPTMESVITTELSERGGKTVFFAKIRYASRETRDAVLASGMEHGAAESYDRLAELLAA
- a CDS encoding SRPBCC family protein is translated as MLSVAETDFPPKRELVLTRLIDVPREKLFRCWTEPELLKQWFAPLPYKITAAELDVRPGGSTFLIMRSPEGQDIPLDGVYLEVVENERIVTTDAYTSAWEPSEKPFFTAIVTFEEDGGKTRYTARARHWTLEDCEAHEKMGFHEGWGQCADQLAALAATL
- a CDS encoding glutathione S-transferase family protein, with the protein product MTNQVSAFRWAPEFAQGFVRDLRVRWALEEAGLPYEAVLLGMEDKDSEEYRTWQPFGQVPAYRDGEVEMFESGAIVLHIAEKSEILCPRDAAGRARVMTWVIAALNSVEPFAWNIIFFDGEGAGEEWAKKHRKELEETLDRKLSPLQQRLAAQDYLEKDFSAADIIMSTALRELAHFGTLAGYPALAAYVERCTQRPAFVRALDAQMKPFRENAAA
- a CDS encoding thioredoxin family protein, with protein sequence MEHAVVSREEWLTARKAHLEAEKELSRQRDRLMEQRRALPWVAVKTDYVFDGPKGPVALADLFQGRSQLLVQHFMLGPGWAEGCSGCAFMADHVDSARQHFEHADLSFAAVSRAPIGEIEAFKDRMGWRFQWVSSNRNSFNYDFNVSFTDEELKKGEAVYNYRTIDPGIDELPGCSVFAKNEAGEVFHTYSSYARGCEQLLGAFGFLDMVPKGRNEPNAIMEWVKLHDNYDDAGASCCHSAAD
- a CDS encoding SRPBCC domain-containing protein, with the translated sequence MTAGRKSAEEPTVPRGDGGAVILTTPSDLEVVITRRFTAPRALVFKAWTEPRHVVRWWGPDGFRTTRCEIDLRPAGRYLIEMTGPDGKTYPTEGTYLEVSPPARLVFDQFFGCLGQPETISRVTVTFEEDGAETTVTIHTLCETVAHRDALIEIGVEKGWSETFEHLAAYLPECARNT
- a CDS encoding VOC family protein, coding for MSTDIEAVIPHIVVDDAAAALEFYRKALGAEEVMRVPADDGKRLLHSEMKLGGSRVFVRDAFPEHCGSGGKDGSPKTFGGTAVTLHLRVADCDAAVERAAGAGAVVVMPPEDAFWGDRFAVVADPYGHAWSFAHTLERDSA
- a CDS encoding SRPBCC domain-containing protein; this translates as MDALSMTQLGVGYTLTLNRELDAPRELVFRAWTDPLHLARWWGPAGFTNPVCEFEARPGGRIHIDMTGPDGAVYPMGGEVLEVDPPARLVFFSTAFENAEGVPGLKVLNTVSFVDDGDRTIVQLEARVVKADPSVSGALSGMEQGWSQSLNRLAETVDAIYSQ
- a CDS encoding SRPBCC domain-containing protein — encoded protein: MAASPDLAREPEDRVLVITRVLDAPRALVFKVWTQPEHLVRWWGPKGFTLPDCTVELRPGGAFRCLMRSPEGTDHRMHGAFREIVEPEKVSFTWAWVDEEGHAGHETLVTVLLEEAGADGAQTKLTLHHAVFESESARDAHNGGWSECMERLAAYVAGL
- a CDS encoding metalloregulator ArsR/SmtB family transcription factor — encoded protein: MQTDPLSQTFAALADPTRRAILARLCSGEATVSELAEPFDMSLPAVSKHLKVLERAGLISRGREAQWRPCHLEAGPLKDASGWLERYRQFWEQSLDRLESYLDELQMKGKPRGRKS
- a CDS encoding formimidoylglutamate deiminase gives rise to the protein MANPKFFAAQAFLPQGWAESVLFELDDSGSLLSVTPGEAAPAGAEIAKGPVLPGMPNLHSHAFQRAMAGLAEHVRPGGGKEDSFWTWREVMYRFVASITPEQLEAIATQLYVEMLKAGYTAVGEFHYLHHGPDGRPYDDIAEMSRRTLAAAETAGIGITQLPVLYGYGGFGAQKAGEGQRRFFNDPDTLLRIVETLTVASRQDPQVRVGVAPHSLRAVTPETLDEVVKGMTALDPTAPVHLHIAEQMKEVEDCEAWCGQRPVEHLMETAPPDQRWCLVHATHMNAVETAAVAASGAVVGLCPTTEANLGDGLFPAENYLAHGGRWGIGSDSHISVSPLEELRWFEYGQRLAWRRRNVLAGEGAKASLGQRLYGEALAGGAQALGQPIGALAAGKRADLLVLDPEHPEVGSMPRKRLLDAVVFAGNCNPVRDVMVGGRWVVQEGRHRAEERVQTAYLTTVRTLLA